One segment of Micromonospora parathelypteridis DNA contains the following:
- the bla gene encoding class A beta-lactamase, whose amino-acid sequence MTMAVSAQRLAIAVAASTLVAMTSCTPGDPAEVRTPSAEVPITPSPAADQEFQRLEKTFEARLGIYAVDTGTGRTMEYRADERFAYASTWKALAAAEVLDDTTDAELNRVVRYSAQDLVAHSPITEKHVAKGMSLRALADAAVRYSDNTAGNLLLRHLGGPQGFETKLREIGNTITDATRYETALNEATPGDKRDTSTARALADDLRAYTMGKALDPADRDLLRGWLRGNTTGGALVRAGVPAGWVVGDKTGTGGYGTRNDIAVIWPPDRAPIVLAVLSSRDKKDATPDDALIAQATKVVVAQL is encoded by the coding sequence ATGACGATGGCTGTCTCGGCACAACGTCTGGCGATCGCCGTGGCCGCCTCGACCCTGGTTGCGATGACGTCGTGCACCCCCGGAGACCCAGCCGAGGTGCGGACGCCGAGCGCGGAGGTGCCGATCACCCCGTCGCCGGCCGCCGACCAGGAGTTCCAGCGGTTGGAGAAGACGTTCGAAGCACGGCTGGGGATCTACGCCGTCGACACAGGCACTGGCCGCACGATGGAGTACCGGGCCGACGAACGGTTCGCGTACGCCTCGACGTGGAAGGCGCTGGCCGCCGCCGAGGTGCTGGACGACACCACGGACGCCGAGTTGAATCGTGTGGTGCGGTACTCGGCGCAGGACCTGGTGGCACACTCACCGATCACCGAGAAGCACGTCGCCAAGGGCATGAGTTTGCGCGCCCTCGCCGACGCCGCCGTGCGCTACAGCGACAACACGGCAGGCAACCTGCTGCTGCGTCACCTCGGAGGGCCGCAGGGGTTCGAGACGAAGCTGCGCGAAATCGGCAACACGATCACCGACGCCACCCGTTACGAGACCGCGCTCAACGAGGCGACGCCGGGCGACAAGCGGGACACCAGCACCGCGCGGGCTCTGGCGGACGACCTGCGGGCGTACACCATGGGGAAAGCCCTGGATCCCGCGGACCGCGACCTTCTGCGCGGCTGGCTGCGGGGCAACACCACCGGTGGGGCGTTGGTCCGCGCCGGGGTGCCCGCCGGCTGGGTCGTCGGGGACAAGACCGGCACCGGAGGGTACGGCACCCGCAACGACATAGCCGTGATCTGGCCGCCCGACCGCGCCCCGATCGTCCTCGCCGTGCTGTCCAGCCGCGACAAGAAGGACGCCACCCCCGACGACGCCCTCATCGCCCAGGCCACCAAGGTGGTCGTCGCGCAACTGTGA
- a CDS encoding winged helix-turn-helix transcriptional regulator, with translation MGAGDLRRGRTNVRANVRTAPGPCAHWGDEDADFIREVLDLVGDKWSVLIIGTLADGPVRYSNLGDAIPGISQRMLTLTLKHLQRTGLVTRTSYPEVPPRVEYALTELGTSLLSTVLALAAWSADHHAEIRRHQTEYDNLDAT, from the coding sequence ATGGGCGCAGGGGATCTTCGACGGGGCCGCACCAACGTTCGGGCGAACGTCCGGACCGCGCCAGGGCCCTGTGCGCACTGGGGCGACGAGGACGCCGACTTCATCCGCGAGGTCCTGGACCTCGTCGGCGACAAGTGGAGCGTCCTGATCATCGGTACGCTCGCCGACGGTCCGGTGCGTTACTCGAACCTGGGCGACGCGATCCCCGGCATCTCCCAGCGCATGCTCACGCTGACCTTGAAGCACCTGCAACGCACCGGCCTCGTCACCCGGACCTCCTACCCCGAGGTCCCGCCCCGCGTCGAGTACGCCCTCACCGAACTGGGCACGTCACTGCTCTCCACCGTCCTGGCCCTGGCGGCCTGGTCCGCCGACCATCACGCCGAGATCCGCCGCCACCAGACGGAGTACGACAACCTCGACGCGACCTAG
- a CDS encoding DUF2089 domain-containing protein, which produces MTEQAMDWQELTSLTRGQPFVVERVRLASNGVAIEGEFELPQLAQLNVEDQVFVTAFVRCHGSIKEMERIFGVSYPTIKSRLNRITQMLDFVETDPAPSRADIIDRLRRGEITTQQALAELDGRS; this is translated from the coding sequence ATGACAGAACAGGCGATGGACTGGCAGGAACTCACCAGCCTGACGCGAGGCCAGCCGTTCGTCGTCGAGCGGGTGCGCCTGGCCAGCAACGGCGTCGCGATCGAGGGCGAGTTCGAGCTACCGCAACTGGCTCAGCTCAACGTCGAGGATCAGGTCTTCGTCACGGCCTTCGTGCGCTGCCACGGTTCGATCAAGGAGATGGAACGCATCTTCGGGGTGAGCTACCCGACGATCAAGTCACGACTCAACCGGATCACGCAGATGCTCGACTTCGTCGAGACCGACCCGGCGCCCTCGCGGGCCGACATCATCGACAGGTTGCGCCGCGGTGAGATCACCACGCAGCAGGCGCTGGCCGAGCTGGACGGCCGCAGTTGA
- a CDS encoding dihydrofolate reductase family protein, with protein sequence MGLIHIELFATLDLVGQAPGGPDEDPAGFSFGGWQAPLLDEVAGAQVLSAYEGTDALLLGRRTYDIFAAHWPHQEGGEDNEIATLFNSIPKYVASGGNPDLSWAGSTQLGPDLADAVREIRDRHEHIKVVGSLNLVQTLLREKLFDRLDLWVHPIVLGVGKKVFDGGAVPTNLTLLEPPVASSKGTVYLRYALADGTPATGDMAAPDRGAGRDD encoded by the coding sequence ATGGGCCTCATCCACATCGAACTGTTCGCGACCCTCGACCTCGTCGGGCAGGCGCCCGGTGGCCCCGACGAGGACCCGGCCGGGTTCTCGTTCGGCGGCTGGCAGGCGCCCCTGCTGGACGAGGTCGCCGGGGCGCAGGTTCTCTCCGCGTACGAGGGCACCGACGCTCTCCTGCTCGGCCGGCGCACGTACGACATCTTCGCCGCGCACTGGCCGCACCAGGAGGGCGGCGAGGACAACGAGATCGCCACGCTCTTCAACAGCATCCCGAAGTACGTGGCCTCCGGCGGCAACCCCGACCTGTCGTGGGCCGGCTCCACCCAGCTCGGCCCGGATCTGGCCGACGCGGTGCGGGAGATCCGGGACCGGCACGAGCACATCAAGGTCGTCGGAAGCCTCAACCTGGTGCAGACCCTCCTGCGCGAGAAGCTCTTCGACCGTCTCGACCTGTGGGTGCACCCGATCGTGCTCGGCGTCGGCAAGAAGGTGTTCGACGGCGGCGCGGTGCCCACGAACCTCACTCTCCTCGAACCGCCGGTGGCCAGTTCGAAGGGCACCGTGTACCTGCGCTACGCGCTCGCCGACGGCACGCCCGCGACGGGGGACATGGCCGCACCCGATCGCGGTGCCGGGCGCGACGACTGA
- a CDS encoding SHOCT-like domain-containing protein, producing MTEQRKDILDMLAAGKITAEEADQLIAALERDQAPATASHDARPKGKVKYLRVMVDATDNGEPSRVNVRVPLQLLRAGVRLAALIPPQALVKANASLSDSGVPIDLTQLKPEQLEALVEHLDEVTVEVDSPDATVRVFCE from the coding sequence ATGACCGAACAACGCAAGGACATCCTCGACATGCTTGCCGCCGGCAAGATCACCGCCGAGGAGGCGGACCAGCTCATCGCCGCACTCGAACGGGACCAGGCACCGGCGACGGCAAGTCACGACGCCCGACCGAAGGGCAAGGTGAAGTACCTGCGGGTGATGGTGGACGCCACCGACAACGGCGAGCCGTCGCGGGTCAACGTGCGGGTGCCACTGCAACTGCTGCGGGCCGGCGTACGGCTGGCGGCGCTGATCCCGCCGCAGGCCCTGGTCAAGGCCAACGCCTCACTCAGCGACTCGGGCGTGCCGATCGACCTGACGCAGCTCAAGCCCGAGCAGTTGGAGGCGCTCGTGGAGCACCTCGACGAGGTGACCGTGGAGGTGGACTCCCCCGATGCCACCGTGCGGGTCTTCTGCGAGTAG
- a CDS encoding DsbA family oxidoreductase: protein MKIEFWSDIVCPYCGLMDHRLHQALDRFPYGDQVQVIHRSFQLHPDLPRAGVSQRELITMAGAPATTVDQVLRPIERAAEAEGLTPYHAVDRTLGPTDFAHELLAYATDQGRGSEIWTAMFRAHFGQARKLWTAEEVLDFAAEVGLDRAGAAEALRSRRYRARVAADQREAQRLGARGAPFLVFDGRFAVPGAIGLDDLLAVITKAWAESHPTPQPLPLVGDAEGMCAPDGCVVPDRTR from the coding sequence ATGAAGATCGAGTTCTGGTCGGACATCGTCTGCCCGTACTGCGGGCTGATGGATCACCGGCTCCACCAGGCCCTGGACCGGTTCCCGTACGGCGATCAGGTGCAGGTGATCCACCGGTCGTTCCAGCTGCACCCCGACCTGCCCCGCGCGGGTGTCAGTCAACGGGAGTTGATCACGATGGCCGGGGCTCCCGCGACGACCGTCGACCAGGTGCTGCGGCCAATCGAGCGGGCCGCCGAGGCGGAGGGTCTGACGCCCTACCACGCGGTCGACCGCACGCTCGGGCCGACCGACTTCGCCCACGAACTGCTCGCCTACGCGACCGACCAGGGCCGCGGCAGCGAGATCTGGACGGCGATGTTCCGGGCGCACTTCGGGCAGGCCCGCAAGCTGTGGACCGCCGAGGAGGTTCTCGACTTCGCCGCCGAGGTGGGCCTGGACCGCGCCGGGGCCGCCGAGGCCCTGCGCAGCCGCCGCTACCGGGCGCGGGTGGCAGCCGATCAGCGCGAGGCGCAGCGCCTCGGCGCACGCGGAGCGCCGTTCCTCGTGTTCGACGGCCGCTTCGCCGTGCCCGGGGCGATCGGCCTCGACGACCTGCTCGCGGTCATCACCAAGGCGTGGGCCGAGAGTCATCCCACGCCACAGCCGCTGCCGTTGGTCGGTGACGCCGAGGGCATGTGCGCCCCGGACGGCTGCGTGGTGCCCGACCGCACCAGGTGA
- a CDS encoding S41 family peptidase, translating into MLSNEQIIEQALDRIEAGYVFPAKVADIDAAIRRRLAAGEYDDLDGPALCETVTAHLQEVCPDKHLRLLWSDQPQSLDPADEDGGKAAFLALLRAENQGIRRVEHLDGNVGLIDVRRIAYADEGAAAIGAAMQLVALSSALILDLRACSGGTPEGAAMWCSYFFRDDQVHLNDFYERSTGATRQFWTTAHLPAPRYADRPVHVLTSAMTFSGGEDVAYTLQAHGRAVVVGETTRGGAHPTARHPVTEHILVTVPTARTINSVTGTNWEGVGVVPDVPVPAHQALDTALKAILGA; encoded by the coding sequence GTGCTCTCAAACGAACAGATAATCGAACAGGCCCTGGATCGGATCGAGGCAGGGTACGTCTTCCCTGCGAAGGTCGCGGACATCGACGCCGCGATCCGGCGCCGTCTCGCGGCAGGCGAGTACGACGACCTGGACGGGCCGGCGCTGTGCGAGACGGTGACCGCTCACCTGCAGGAGGTGTGCCCGGACAAGCATCTGCGGCTGCTGTGGTCGGACCAGCCGCAGTCGCTGGATCCAGCGGACGAGGACGGCGGGAAGGCCGCGTTCCTCGCGCTACTCAGGGCGGAGAACCAGGGAATCCGCCGGGTCGAGCACCTGGACGGGAACGTCGGGCTCATCGACGTGCGGCGCATCGCGTACGCCGACGAAGGCGCCGCCGCGATCGGTGCGGCCATGCAACTGGTCGCGCTCAGCTCCGCGCTCATCCTGGACCTACGCGCGTGCTCCGGCGGAACACCGGAGGGAGCCGCGATGTGGTGCAGCTACTTCTTCCGCGACGACCAGGTGCACCTCAACGACTTCTACGAGCGGTCCACCGGCGCCACACGCCAGTTCTGGACGACCGCGCACCTGCCCGCGCCGCGCTATGCGGACCGCCCGGTCCATGTGCTCACCAGCGCGATGACGTTCTCCGGGGGCGAGGACGTGGCGTACACCCTTCAGGCGCACGGCCGGGCCGTCGTCGTCGGTGAGACCACACGTGGCGGCGCGCATCCGACGGCCCGCCACCCGGTCACCGAACACATCCTCGTGACCGTGCCGACCGCCCGGACCATCAACAGCGTCACCGGCACCAACTGGGAAGGCGTCGGAGTGGTCCCGGACGTACCCGTCCCGGCACACCAGGCACTCGACACGGCACTCAAGGCCATCCTGGGCGCATAG
- a CDS encoding pyridoxamine 5'-phosphate oxidase family protein, with amino-acid sequence MSLPQGDVKLLDTPLARRLLAASLVARLAYTSRDGTPRLIPVNFLWTGEELVVGAFAGTYKIRDLSARPDVAVCVDTADGLPEVLMLRGKVTLAEVEGVLPEYATIQRAGMGDEVGNAYLEAIDQPGLRMVRIGLRPTWVGVVDFQERFPARTPEPVRAALTGGQ; translated from the coding sequence ATGAGCCTGCCGCAAGGTGACGTGAAGCTGCTGGACACCCCGTTGGCGCGGCGCCTGCTCGCCGCGTCCCTGGTGGCACGCCTCGCCTACACCAGCAGGGACGGCACGCCGCGGCTGATCCCGGTGAACTTTCTGTGGACCGGCGAGGAGTTGGTCGTCGGCGCGTTCGCCGGCACGTACAAGATCCGTGACCTGAGCGCCCGGCCGGACGTGGCGGTCTGCGTCGACACCGCGGACGGGCTTCCGGAGGTGCTCATGCTGCGCGGAAAGGTCACCCTGGCGGAGGTCGAGGGCGTCCTGCCGGAGTACGCCACCATCCAGCGCGCGGGGATGGGCGACGAGGTGGGCAACGCCTACCTGGAGGCGATAGATCAGCCGGGCCTGCGGATGGTCCGGATCGGCCTGCGCCCCACCTGGGTCGGAGTCGTCGACTTCCAGGAGCGGTTCCCGGCTCGCACACCGGAACCCGTCCGAGCCGCGCTCACCGGCGGCCAGTAA
- a CDS encoding glycoside hydrolase family 43 protein: MNVGDRTLPRILSVLLAAVLAAGLSTAGAGPAAAGQTSLRAADPSVIRVGATYISVQSLNGGIAVRQAASTDALAAAPARQVWTDSRNLGEVWAPEIITDGGRYYIYFTAGRGAAHRMYAISSASPASGYTAERQLALPGGKWAIDGSMFTFNGQRWFVWSGWAGDTNVEQNIYLSRMSDPLTPTGNRFIISQPRESWERVVGNPYINESPEAIRDPNGQLHIVYSANGSWSDQYCLADLRLRAGGDPTYVWDWYKSNGCLFGSNRATMMAGWDPTLHVNGPGHHSFVLLNGDIATSPPAGPRFPLMFHAVPKGTPYSWENRYWYTGTFCWWGNTTYRRANVPGPTTDTGFSIKFFE, encoded by the coding sequence GTGAACGTGGGCGACCGAACCCTTCCGCGCATCCTCTCCGTCCTGCTGGCCGCCGTGCTCGCCGCCGGCCTGTCCACTGCCGGTGCCGGACCGGCAGCCGCCGGGCAGACGAGCCTGCGGGCTGCCGACCCGAGCGTGATCCGCGTCGGCGCCACCTACATCTCCGTCCAGTCGCTCAACGGCGGGATCGCCGTGCGGCAGGCAGCGTCAACCGACGCGCTCGCCGCCGCACCCGCGCGACAGGTGTGGACGGACAGCCGCAACCTCGGTGAGGTCTGGGCCCCGGAGATCATCACCGATGGCGGCCGCTACTACATCTACTTCACCGCCGGTCGCGGCGCCGCACACCGCATGTACGCGATCAGCTCGGCGTCGCCGGCCAGCGGCTACACGGCCGAGCGGCAGCTCGCGCTGCCCGGCGGCAAGTGGGCCATCGACGGCAGCATGTTCACCTTCAACGGGCAGCGGTGGTTCGTCTGGTCGGGGTGGGCCGGCGACACCAACGTCGAACAGAACATCTACCTCAGCCGAATGAGCGATCCACTCACCCCGACCGGCAACCGGTTCATCATCTCCCAACCCCGGGAGAGCTGGGAGCGCGTCGTCGGCAACCCGTACATCAACGAGTCCCCCGAGGCGATCAGGGACCCGAACGGGCAGCTCCACATCGTCTACTCCGCCAACGGCAGCTGGAGTGACCAGTACTGTCTCGCCGACCTGCGACTGCGCGCCGGCGGCGATCCGACGTACGTGTGGGACTGGTACAAGTCGAACGGCTGCCTGTTCGGCTCGAACCGCGCCACCATGATGGCCGGCTGGGATCCCACCCTGCACGTGAACGGGCCTGGCCACCACAGCTTCGTGCTGCTCAACGGTGACATCGCCACGAGCCCACCCGCCGGGCCGAGGTTCCCGCTGATGTTCCACGCCGTACCCAAGGGCACCCCGTACTCCTGGGAGAACCGCTACTGGTACACCGGCACCTTCTGCTGGTGGGGCAACACCACCTACCGCCGCGCGAACGTGCCCGGCCCGACGACCGACACCGGGTTCAGCATCAAGTTCTTCGAATAA
- a CDS encoding VOC family protein, with the protein MTGQITAAQFHAADGVEDWRCLYHLVSAYFPTGSLTKGVALVDEIGRLADEAQQQHLAVDLRGTGVTVSLTRRDVSLARRISSAAKELGIPADPTAVQLVNVTLDALAGADVLPFWRALLGYRQIGDDYLSDPSRRGPGFGLQPMDEARPQRNRMHLDIAVPHDQAEARIAAALAAGGHLVSDAHAPRWWVLADAEGNEACVATWLGHE; encoded by the coding sequence ATGACTGGGCAGATCACGGCCGCGCAGTTCCACGCGGCCGACGGTGTCGAGGACTGGCGCTGCCTCTACCACCTGGTCTCGGCCTACTTCCCGACCGGATCGCTGACCAAGGGCGTCGCGCTCGTCGATGAGATCGGCCGGCTCGCCGACGAGGCCCAGCAGCAGCACCTCGCCGTCGACCTGCGCGGCACCGGCGTCACGGTGAGCCTGACTCGGCGCGACGTCTCGTTGGCCCGGCGCATCTCGTCCGCCGCCAAGGAGCTGGGCATCCCCGCCGATCCGACCGCCGTCCAGCTCGTCAACGTCACCCTTGACGCACTCGCCGGCGCGGACGTGCTGCCGTTCTGGCGGGCGCTGCTCGGCTATCGGCAGATTGGCGACGACTACCTGTCCGACCCGTCGCGCCGCGGCCCGGGCTTCGGGTTGCAGCCGATGGACGAGGCGCGCCCACAGCGCAACCGCATGCACCTCGACATAGCTGTCCCGCACGATCAGGCAGAGGCTCGCATCGCCGCCGCCCTGGCCGCCGGCGGCCACCTGGTCTCCGACGCGCACGCGCCCAGGTGGTGGGTCCTGGCCGACGCCGAGGGCAATGAGGCGTGCGTCGCCACCTGGCTCGGCCACGAATAG
- a CDS encoding winged helix-turn-helix transcriptional regulator, which produces MSGMRSYGDPCGVARGLDIIGERWALLVVRDLLLGPRRFNDLLGGLPGVSPNVLSQRLRQLTEHGVVHRRDLGPPTRVHLYELTEWGRALEPILLQFGRWGSQSPQSPEGTLGIDSLLLSIKAAFDPARAPELAGSYAFHIDADTYLADVADETVQIRRGPASEPDATLTTDIGTLRAVCGQEITMAAAVKSGALRLSGDEDARRRLTDLLLAPFTPAPQPAAH; this is translated from the coding sequence ATGAGCGGCATGCGTAGTTACGGAGATCCGTGCGGTGTCGCGCGTGGACTGGACATCATCGGCGAGCGGTGGGCGCTGCTGGTGGTACGCGACCTTCTGCTCGGCCCCCGGCGGTTCAACGATCTGCTCGGCGGCCTACCCGGCGTGAGCCCCAACGTGCTGAGCCAGCGGCTGCGCCAGTTGACCGAGCACGGCGTGGTGCACCGGCGGGACCTGGGCCCACCGACGCGGGTCCACCTCTACGAACTCACCGAATGGGGCCGCGCCCTGGAACCGATCCTTCTCCAGTTCGGACGCTGGGGAAGCCAGTCTCCACAGTCACCCGAAGGCACTCTCGGCATCGACTCCCTGCTGCTCAGCATCAAGGCAGCCTTCGACCCGGCGCGAGCCCCGGAACTCGCCGGCAGCTACGCGTTCCACATCGACGCCGACACGTACCTCGCCGACGTCGCCGACGAGACGGTGCAGATCCGGCGCGGCCCGGCGTCCGAACCCGACGCGACGCTCACCACCGACATCGGAACCCTTCGGGCCGTCTGTGGCCAGGAGATCACCATGGCGGCGGCGGTGAAGTCGGGCGCACTGCGACTGAGCGGTGACGAGGACGCCAGGCGGCGCCTCACCGATCTGCTCCTGGCCCCGTTCACGCCCGCACCCCAGCCGGCCGCGCACTGA
- a CDS encoding GNAT family N-acetyltransferase: MPDLTSSLDATSLETPRLLLRRWRSDDLDGFAAVNAQPEVMRYIHDGRTLDRAATAERLAIYQRHWDEHGFGLYAVEIKETGELAGFTGLAVPTFLPEIMPAVEIGWRLGRAYWGRGLATEAAQAVVAHTRAELALRRLVSIHVVGNEASARVMVKLGMSLERETVQPDTGRQVRVYAMDL; encoded by the coding sequence GTGCCTGACCTGACAAGCTCCCTTGATGCCACGTCCCTGGAAACTCCGCGGCTGCTGTTGCGTCGCTGGCGAAGCGATGATCTGGACGGGTTCGCCGCGGTCAACGCGCAGCCCGAGGTGATGCGCTACATCCATGACGGTCGCACCCTGGACCGGGCCGCGACCGCGGAGCGTCTGGCCATCTATCAGCGGCACTGGGACGAGCACGGCTTCGGCCTGTACGCGGTGGAAATCAAAGAGACCGGCGAGTTGGCCGGTTTCACGGGGCTGGCGGTGCCGACCTTCCTGCCCGAGATCATGCCGGCCGTGGAGATCGGCTGGCGGCTCGGCCGCGCGTACTGGGGCCGGGGCCTGGCCACCGAGGCGGCCCAGGCGGTTGTCGCCCACACTCGGGCCGAGCTAGCCCTGCGGCGGCTGGTCAGCATCCACGTCGTCGGCAACGAGGCGTCCGCGCGGGTGATGGTCAAGCTGGGCATGTCGCTGGAACGCGAAACCGTGCAGCCGGACACCGGCCGCCAGGTCCGGGTCTACGCAATGGACCTGTAG
- a CDS encoding dihydrofolate reductase family protein has product MRKIVVSMWITLDGFVAGPDDEMDWLLADDHLQKYERTLVDDAGSLMLGRITHADFASHWPPTAQNPDQPDDVRGYAQRLDALEKIVVSASGNTATWTNTRRLTHLDPDEITELKRGAGGDIVVYGSLTLIRSLADLRLIDELHLLVHPLFLRQGKALFDGGQPPARLELVSAEPFASGVVLLKYHPTDDTRAG; this is encoded by the coding sequence TTGCGCAAGATTGTCGTGTCGATGTGGATCACCCTGGACGGATTCGTCGCCGGCCCCGACGACGAGATGGACTGGCTCCTGGCCGACGATCACCTGCAAAAATACGAGCGGACCCTGGTGGACGACGCCGGCAGCCTGATGCTGGGCCGGATCACGCACGCCGACTTCGCCAGCCACTGGCCGCCGACCGCCCAGAACCCCGACCAGCCGGACGACGTACGAGGGTATGCCCAACGCCTCGACGCGCTGGAGAAGATCGTCGTCTCCGCCTCGGGGAACACCGCGACCTGGACGAACACCCGCAGGCTCACCCATCTCGACCCCGACGAGATCACCGAACTCAAGCGTGGGGCCGGCGGCGACATCGTGGTCTACGGCAGTCTCACCCTGATCCGGTCCCTCGCCGATCTCCGGCTCATCGACGAGCTGCACCTCCTGGTGCATCCCCTGTTCCTTCGCCAGGGCAAGGCGCTGTTCGACGGTGGTCAGCCGCCGGCACGGCTGGAGTTGGTGTCCGCCGAACCCTTCGCCTCCGGGGTCGTCCTCCTGAAGTACCACCCAACCGACGACACCCGGGCCGGCTGA
- a CDS encoding helix-turn-helix domain-containing protein — protein sequence MEYVSRVPRPPLDGLIDDLYYLEGAPPYARLTLPASPAVLLIVNLGAPFRIRADADIETAEYADGCVVTTPTRALEFGYPLRTRSVGVHFKPWGLAPFLPMPAAELCDRPVTVEQVWGRPAIAELRDRLATAGEPHEMLTLLEEELMRRLGDPAGLGLVRHASSVIAATGGAVAIDDLRVSAGVSSTHLAQRFKELVGVTPKRLARSYRFVATVFAINPAEPVDWADLASGAGYFDQAHFGHEFRAFTGLTPTRYVEVRRRFLREHPGHTLDGWPLPAD from the coding sequence GTGGAGTACGTGTCCAGAGTTCCGCGACCGCCGCTGGACGGGCTGATCGACGACCTCTACTACCTGGAGGGTGCGCCGCCGTACGCCCGGCTGACGCTGCCGGCAAGTCCGGCGGTGTTGCTCATCGTCAACCTCGGGGCGCCGTTCCGCATCCGCGCCGACGCCGACATCGAGACGGCCGAGTACGCCGACGGCTGCGTGGTCACCACGCCCACCCGCGCGTTGGAGTTCGGCTACCCACTCCGGACCCGGTCCGTCGGCGTGCACTTCAAGCCGTGGGGGCTGGCGCCGTTCCTGCCGATGCCCGCGGCCGAGTTGTGTGACCGGCCGGTGACGGTAGAGCAGGTTTGGGGTCGACCCGCCATCGCCGAGTTGCGAGACCGGCTGGCCACGGCGGGCGAACCGCACGAGATGCTGACGCTGCTCGAGGAGGAGCTGATGCGACGGCTAGGCGACCCGGCCGGCTTGGGGCTGGTCCGCCATGCGAGCAGCGTCATCGCTGCGACCGGCGGGGCGGTGGCCATCGACGACCTGAGGGTTTCAGCCGGCGTCAGCAGCACTCATCTGGCACAGCGGTTCAAGGAGCTCGTCGGCGTCACGCCGAAGCGGCTGGCCCGCTCCTACCGCTTCGTCGCCACCGTGTTCGCGATCAACCCCGCCGAACCGGTCGACTGGGCCGACCTCGCCAGTGGCGCGGGCTACTTCGACCAGGCCCACTTCGGCCACGAGTTCCGGGCGTTCACCGGGCTCACGCCGACCCGGTACGTCGAAGTCCGGCGGCGGTTCCTGCGCGAACATCCCGGCCACACGCTGGACGGCTGGCCGCTGCCGGCCGATTGA
- a CDS encoding dihydrofolate reductase family protein, with translation MGKVVMYSSVSVDGFIADENDQPGPLFDWLTSGDVPLDDSGVLKVSQTSYDYTRAYWDQIAVTIAGRHVFDMTDGWDGKPPSGIDHVVVVTHRPEPEGWDPEAPFYFVDGVKAAVAKAQELAGDRMVEVAAGDVGGQVLAAGLIDEVRMDVVPVVFGSGKRYFGSVDAQHLLEEPDVVLQGNRVLHLRYRVRR, from the coding sequence GTGGGCAAGGTGGTCATGTACAGCTCGGTGTCGGTGGACGGCTTCATCGCGGATGAGAACGATCAGCCCGGACCCCTGTTCGACTGGTTGACCAGCGGTGACGTCCCGTTGGACGACAGCGGAGTGCTGAAGGTGTCGCAGACGTCCTACGACTACACCCGTGCGTACTGGGACCAGATCGCGGTGACAATCGCGGGCCGCCACGTCTTCGACATGACGGACGGCTGGGACGGGAAGCCTCCGAGCGGGATCGACCACGTGGTCGTCGTGACGCACCGACCGGAGCCCGAGGGCTGGGACCCCGAGGCGCCGTTTTACTTCGTCGACGGCGTCAAGGCAGCCGTGGCCAAGGCACAGGAGCTTGCGGGTGACCGCATGGTCGAGGTCGCCGCTGGCGACGTCGGCGGCCAGGTGCTTGCCGCGGGCCTGATCGACGAGGTGCGCATGGACGTCGTACCCGTGGTGTTCGGGTCTGGAAAGCGCTACTTCGGGTCGGTCGACGCGCAGCACCTGTTGGAGGAGCCTGACGTGGTGCTTCAGGGCAACCGGGTGCTTCACCTGCGCTATCGGGTGCGCCGTTGA